The genome window ACAGCATCCAATCCTGATCTTGCATGGGAATATATCAAATGGGCATTATCTCCAAGTATACGAAGAATAGCGGTTGGAGAATTGGGTGCACCCGCAGTTCTTACAGCAGAGATTGCATATGCTAAAGAGGGTTCAAATGCTTGGGCAGTAGCTCAAACAGTTGCAAGACCTGATGTAGGTGTAAGTCCAGCTATACCTAACTTAATAGAAGCAGCTGATGCTATATCTCCATTTTTGAATAGAGCACTCATAGGAGAAATATCAGTAAAAGATGCTTTATCTGGCGCAGAAGAAAAAGTTAAAGAAGTAATGAAAGAACTAAAAGCAATGATAGGTTAAAATGAATCTAGAAAAACATATTCCCTTCTTTTTTTTAATTCCTTCTTTAGTAATTATTTTTTCTCTCTTTATTTATCCAACTCTTTATTCTTTATATTTATGTTTTTTTGATATAAAAGCATATTCTTTTGGAGGATTTGTAGGTTTAAGAAATTTTCAAAATTTAATATTTTCTTTTTCATTTTTAAATTCTTTATATGTAACATTTAATTTTGTTTTTCTCTCTCTCATTATAGAATTTTTCCTTGGATTAGGTTTAGCTATATTACTAAATAGAGTGCATAAAGGTGCAAACCTATTAAGGGCTATTTTTACACTTCCTTTTATGGTAACGCCAGTAATAGTTGGGTTAATATTTAGATTAATATATAGCCCTGAATATGGTATATTAAATGAGCTTTTTGCTTTCTTAGGTTTAGAAGGGCAATTATGGCTTATTAATCCTAAAACTGCTATTCTTGCCTTGGTAGCTGTTGATGTATGGGAATGGACACCATTTGTAACTCTTATCTTATTAGCTGGTATTAAGAGTATACCTCCAACTTATTATGAAGTAGCATCTATTTATGGGGCTTCAAGAATAAAACAATTTACGCATGTAACATTACCGCTCTTAAAACCACATATGCTTATAGCTATCATTTTTAACTTAATGAGAGCATTTAAAACTTTTGATATTGTTGTAATGCTTACTAAAGGAGG of Nitrososphaerota archaeon contains these proteins:
- a CDS encoding sugar ABC transporter permease, with the protein product MNLEKHIPFFFLIPSLVIIFSLFIYPTLYSLYLCFFDIKAYSFGGFVGLRNFQNLIFSFSFLNSLYVTFNFVFLSLIIEFFLGLGLAILLNRVHKGANLLRAIFTLPFMVTPVIVGLIFRLIYSPEYGILNELFAFLGLEGQLWLINPKTAILALVAVDVWEWTPFVTLILLAGIKSIPPTYYEVASIYGASRIKQFTHVTLPLLKPHMLIAIIFNLMRAFKTFDIVVMLTKGGPGESTNLISYYIQQVAISYMKLSQGAAATQILLLIILIIANLYIAYLKKWIKIT